One segment of Paraburkholderia sp. PGU19 DNA contains the following:
- a CDS encoding transporter substrate-binding domain-containing protein: protein MGVDSGLPPYSYVDDSGQTHGMAQDYLRYLANRLGISFVRQPEPGFAATVDALQAGTLDLVAVATLYDPALRGTPVSRPYATFPVVAVGRNDAPALGQLRDLNGRRVAVTDGGGLRWLVTGAAPQASIVVVPDVGAGMNAVADGKADVYVDDLATVHYMLQRMHGDTLRIIGSAGRSLQTGFAISPKLAVRLMPLIDRALAALPDSERLSIQNRYFGANYELGPSWKDIALRFAPVALALLAVIAVLWRSRRVLHKEARERREAELRLIDVTSKLPATAFQYRQARDGDSRVIWLSGNTVEMFGKTSAELQAIPGAVLAAVHPEDRAELLTEAYKAEQTLAPVSRELRVQRRGAFRWTRLHAVPHRVEHGDLLWTGNWSDAEEQHQHAVALAEARDAAQQASRAKSEFLAAMSHEIRTPMSAVIGLIELLAHSNLRPDQAVKVKLISQAAESLLQILNDILDYSKIEAGKIALERAPVDIRDLCASTFSLFFWRAQEERRRAATANSLQPAQQRDQVHLRRQHPARRRTRG, encoded by the coding sequence GTGGGCGTGGACAGCGGGCTGCCGCCGTACAGCTATGTCGACGACAGCGGGCAGACGCATGGCATGGCGCAGGACTATCTGCGCTATCTGGCGAACCGGCTGGGAATCAGTTTCGTACGCCAGCCCGAGCCGGGCTTCGCCGCTACCGTGGATGCCCTGCAAGCGGGGACGCTCGATCTGGTCGCCGTCGCCACACTTTATGACCCCGCGTTGCGCGGCACGCCCGTATCGCGCCCATACGCGACCTTTCCGGTTGTCGCCGTCGGCCGTAACGATGCGCCTGCGCTTGGCCAGTTGCGCGATCTGAACGGCAGGCGCGTCGCCGTCACCGACGGCGGCGGTCTGCGCTGGCTGGTGACGGGCGCGGCACCGCAGGCAAGCATCGTCGTCGTGCCGGATGTCGGGGCGGGCATGAACGCGGTCGCCGATGGCAAGGCCGATGTCTACGTGGACGATCTGGCCACGGTTCACTACATGCTGCAGCGCATGCATGGCGACACGCTGCGCATCATCGGCTCCGCGGGCCGTTCGCTGCAGACGGGCTTTGCCATATCGCCGAAGCTGGCCGTCCGGCTGATGCCGCTCATCGACCGCGCGCTTGCGGCGTTGCCCGACTCCGAGCGGCTCTCGATCCAGAACCGCTACTTCGGCGCGAACTACGAACTGGGGCCGTCGTGGAAAGACATCGCGCTGAGGTTCGCGCCTGTGGCGCTCGCGCTGCTGGCCGTGATCGCGGTGCTATGGCGCTCGCGCCGCGTGCTGCACAAGGAGGCGCGCGAACGGCGGGAAGCGGAGCTGCGGCTGATCGACGTGACCAGCAAGTTGCCGGCGACTGCGTTTCAGTATCGACAGGCTAGAGATGGCGACTCCCGGGTCATCTGGCTGAGCGGCAATACCGTCGAAATGTTCGGCAAGACCAGCGCCGAACTGCAAGCCATTCCCGGAGCGGTGCTCGCAGCCGTTCATCCCGAGGACCGCGCCGAGCTTCTGACTGAGGCGTACAAGGCCGAGCAGACGCTGGCGCCCGTGAGCCGCGAACTTCGCGTGCAGCGCCGCGGCGCCTTCCGGTGGACCCGGCTGCACGCCGTGCCGCATCGGGTCGAGCACGGCGATCTCCTCTGGACCGGCAACTGGAGCGACGCCGAAGAACAGCATCAGCATGCAGTCGCACTCGCCGAGGCGCGGGATGCGGCGCAGCAGGCGTCGCGCGCCAAGAGCGAGTTTCTTGCTGCGATGAGCCATGAAATACGCACGCCGATGAGCGCCGTGATAGGACTGATCGAACTGCTCGCTCACAGCAACCTGCGCCCGGACCAGGCGGTCAAGGTGAAGCTGATCTCGCAGGCAGCCGAGTCGCTGCTGCAGATCCTCAACGACATTCTGGACTACTCGAAGATCGAAGCGGGCAAGATCGCGCTGGAGCGGGCCCCCGTCGATATCCGCGATCTGTGCGCGAGCACGTTCTCGCTGTTTTTCTGGCGTGCGCAGGAGGAGCGACGGCGTGCGGCTACGGCAAATTCTCTTCAACCTGCTCAGCAACGCGATCAAGTTCACCTCAGAAGGCAGCATCCGGCTCGACGTCGAACTCGCGGGTGA
- a CDS encoding transporter substrate-binding domain-containing protein — protein MFPDYASLSAAACAGSVDIVLAVQKPIEARRCLILSEPYYDADFVVVGRASDAAHDGEPPRLAGKRIAAEAGSYIEQVSHERYPDSVFVRAHSLQEGLRDVLHKEADVYITLLPVGDYILSQPEFAGLAELNRYRETESGVRFGFRRTQQALRDGVDERLNALPEYARQRILSNWMTIGPIQPSRPRRFI, from the coding sequence GTGTTCCCTGACTACGCGTCGTTGAGCGCGGCAGCCTGCGCCGGCTCCGTCGACATCGTGCTCGCCGTGCAGAAGCCGATCGAGGCGAGGCGCTGCCTGATACTGTCCGAGCCGTACTACGATGCCGATTTCGTCGTGGTCGGGCGGGCGTCGGATGCCGCACACGACGGGGAGCCGCCACGCCTCGCGGGCAAGCGCATTGCCGCAGAGGCAGGCTCGTACATCGAGCAGGTATCGCACGAGCGCTACCCCGACTCGGTCTTCGTGCGTGCACACAGTCTGCAGGAGGGCTTGCGCGATGTGCTGCACAAGGAGGCGGACGTCTACATCACGTTGCTGCCCGTCGGCGACTACATCTTGTCGCAACCGGAGTTCGCCGGGCTGGCGGAACTGAATCGCTACCGCGAAACGGAAAGCGGCGTGCGCTTCGGCTTTCGGCGCACGCAACAGGCGTTGCGCGACGGTGTCGACGAACGGCTGAACGCACTGCCCGAGTATGCCCGGCAGCGCATCCTGAGCAACTGGATGACTATCGGGCCGATTCAACCGAGTCGTCCGCGCCGTTTCATCTGA
- a CDS encoding haloacid dehalogenase type II: MSLENTLRPSWLTFDCYGTLIQWDEGLLGAVTAILAGKHGAAIDPREFIAVYDRHEHALEQTPPHRSFREVAGHALRIALEEFDLHADDNDIRLLTSRISAMPPFPEVTGTLRALKEAGYRMCIVSNTDDDVIAGNVVQLGGYIDRVITAQQAGAYKPNRRLFDYAHEQLGVSHDDVVHICASPHLDHAAARDIGFRCVWIDRGTGRQRLPDYTPDATLATLDKVPPLFASLGW; the protein is encoded by the coding sequence ATGTCACTTGAAAACACACTGCGCCCGTCGTGGCTGACCTTCGATTGCTACGGCACGCTGATTCAATGGGACGAAGGGCTGCTGGGCGCCGTCACCGCGATCCTCGCCGGCAAGCATGGCGCCGCCATCGATCCGCGCGAGTTCATCGCGGTCTACGACAGGCACGAGCACGCGCTGGAACAGACGCCACCGCACCGCTCCTTCCGCGAAGTCGCGGGCCACGCGCTGCGCATCGCGCTCGAAGAGTTCGACCTGCACGCTGACGACAACGACATCCGTCTGCTGACCAGCCGCATCTCCGCGATGCCGCCCTTCCCCGAAGTGACGGGCACGCTGCGCGCGCTGAAGGAAGCGGGCTACCGGATGTGCATCGTGTCGAATACCGACGACGACGTGATCGCCGGCAACGTCGTGCAGCTTGGCGGTTATATCGACCGCGTGATCACCGCGCAGCAGGCCGGCGCGTACAAACCCAACCGGCGCCTTTTCGACTATGCTCACGAACAGCTAGGCGTATCGCACGACGACGTGGTGCATATCTGCGCGAGTCCGCATCTGGATCACGCAGCGGCGCGCGATATCGGCTTTCGCTGCGTGTGGATCGACCGCGGCACCGGCCGCCAGCGCCTGCCCGACTACACGCCCGACGCCACGCTCGCGACGCTCGACAAGGTGCCACCATTGTTCGCGTCGCTCGGCTGGTGA
- a CDS encoding ATP-binding protein — protein MRLRQILFNLLSNAIKFTSEGSIRLDVELAGEEDGKQTIVWRVSDTGIGISPDQRARLFQPFVQAEASTTRRYGGTGLGLTISRRLVAMLGGTIGMEGEVGRGTQVEFRLPLEVNERGFQSYPLAGVTVGLCVRDASVLCSLTQALRTFGGTVAILDPNATLSPDGLPAECRLIIDDQLTAESPSADPPLTQAQQKPALQPQVGDVPVVPTTATITTGGYVRMGDICYLCVYPVTLEGVAAVCNAVLHGDAELGMESAASALTPAPPRSRADALRDHALILIAEDNGINRHLLRQQLELLGCTCDTVEDGVQALKAMASADHALLITDCHMPEMDGYTLATRVRERTDDARRMSIVGLTASVGREERDECLAAGMDECLYKPAKLSDLLACVTRFAPQCLQGHSAPASDARPAPQVDAPRATPQVAGPAAVPAAATEPGELPDLDWDAINQNFGSTGRDEKLIEIIVQTMTTDADELEGMLGEAEPAVLRQWIHRVDGAASVLRYEPLKHALQTFRASVLTGERALYVASGEQMLHKLRQITDHVARQV, from the coding sequence GTGCGGCTACGGCAAATTCTCTTCAACCTGCTCAGCAACGCGATCAAGTTCACCTCAGAAGGCAGCATCCGGCTCGACGTCGAACTCGCGGGTGAAGAGGATGGCAAGCAAACCATTGTCTGGCGCGTGAGCGACACGGGAATCGGCATCAGCCCGGATCAGCGGGCGCGCCTCTTCCAGCCGTTCGTGCAGGCTGAAGCCTCGACGACACGCCGCTATGGCGGTACAGGTCTCGGCTTGACGATCTCGCGGCGGCTCGTCGCGATGCTGGGCGGCACGATCGGCATGGAAGGCGAAGTGGGGCGCGGCACCCAGGTCGAGTTCCGCCTGCCGCTGGAAGTGAACGAGCGTGGGTTTCAAAGCTATCCGCTGGCGGGCGTCACCGTCGGTCTTTGCGTTCGCGATGCGTCTGTGCTGTGCAGCCTGACGCAGGCGTTGCGCACGTTCGGCGGCACGGTGGCGATTCTCGATCCGAATGCAACGCTTTCCCCGGATGGCTTGCCAGCGGAGTGCCGGCTGATCATCGACGACCAGCTGACAGCGGAAAGTCCGTCAGCGGACCCGCCGCTTACGCAAGCCCAGCAGAAGCCCGCGTTGCAACCGCAGGTGGGGGACGTCCCCGTCGTTCCCACGACCGCAACGATCACGACGGGCGGATATGTCCGCATGGGGGACATCTGCTATCTGTGCGTCTATCCCGTCACGCTGGAGGGCGTGGCTGCCGTCTGCAATGCCGTCTTGCACGGAGACGCCGAACTGGGGATGGAATCCGCGGCATCGGCGCTCACGCCTGCTCCGCCGCGCAGCCGCGCCGATGCGCTGCGCGATCACGCGCTGATCCTGATCGCCGAAGACAACGGGATCAACCGCCATCTGCTGCGACAGCAGCTGGAACTGCTCGGCTGCACCTGCGACACCGTCGAAGACGGCGTGCAGGCGCTGAAGGCGATGGCGTCGGCGGACCATGCGCTGCTGATCACCGACTGTCACATGCCCGAGATGGACGGCTACACGCTGGCAACCCGCGTGCGCGAACGGACGGATGACGCGCGGCGCATGTCTATCGTCGGACTGACGGCGAGCGTGGGACGGGAAGAGCGCGACGAGTGTCTGGCCGCCGGGATGGATGAGTGCCTGTACAAGCCGGCCAAGCTCAGCGATCTGCTTGCGTGCGTCACCCGCTTCGCGCCGCAGTGCCTGCAAGGGCACAGTGCGCCCGCGAGCGACGCACGGCCCGCGCCGCAGGTGGACGCGCCGCGCGCCACGCCTCAGGTGGCTGGACCGGCCGCCGTACCTGCCGCAGCGACGGAACCAGGTGAACTGCCCGATCTCGACTGGGACGCAATCAATCAGAATTTCGGCAGCACCGGGCGCGACGAGAAGCTGATCGAAATCATCGTCCAGACCATGACGACCGATGCCGACGAACTTGAAGGCATGCTCGGCGAGGCCGAGCCGGCTGTCCTGCGGCAGTGGATTCATCGCGTCGACGGCGCGGCTTCCGTGCTCAGGTACGAACCGCTGAAGCATGCACTGCAGACGTTCCGTGCGAGCGTGCTGACAGGCGAGCGCGCGCTCTACGTTGCATCGGGCGAACAGATGCTGCACAAGCTGCGGCAGATCACCGATCACGTCGCGCGTCAGGTATAG
- a CDS encoding aldolase, translating to MAHTLNVNTSAVSRRAALDSDAVHAARIKLAACFQLAAQHGLEEGVCNHFSAVVPGHDDLFFVNPYGYAFSEITASRLLICDFDGNVIEGEGSPEATAFYIHAQLHRAMPRVKAAFHTHMPNATALCLIEGPPLLWLGQTALKFYGRTAVDEHYNGLALDTSEGDRIADAMGDADILFLKNHGVMVAGASIAEAWDDLYYLERAAEVQLKAMQSNRPLKSVPHDIAQRAYEQMRLGDKESARAHLDSGIRRLRDAGNRFEN from the coding sequence ATGGCTCATACGCTCAACGTCAACACCTCCGCTGTCTCGCGCCGCGCTGCGCTCGATTCCGACGCGGTGCACGCGGCCCGCATCAAACTGGCTGCGTGCTTTCAGCTTGCCGCGCAGCATGGCCTCGAAGAAGGCGTGTGCAATCACTTTTCCGCCGTCGTGCCGGGACATGACGATCTGTTCTTCGTCAATCCGTATGGCTACGCGTTTTCGGAAATCACGGCATCGCGCCTGCTGATCTGCGATTTCGACGGCAACGTGATCGAGGGTGAAGGCAGCCCGGAAGCGACCGCGTTCTACATTCATGCGCAGTTGCATCGGGCCATGCCGCGCGTGAAGGCCGCGTTTCACACGCATATGCCGAACGCGACCGCGCTGTGCCTCATCGAAGGACCGCCGCTGTTGTGGCTCGGGCAAACCGCGCTGAAGTTCTACGGCCGCACAGCCGTCGACGAGCACTACAACGGCCTCGCGCTCGATACATCCGAAGGCGACCGCATCGCGGATGCAATGGGCGACGCGGACATCCTGTTCCTGAAGAACCACGGCGTGATGGTGGCGGGCGCGAGCATCGCCGAAGCCTGGGACGATCTGTACTACCTGGAGCGCGCCGCCGAAGTGCAACTCAAGGCGATGCAGAGCAACCGGCCGCTCAAGTCCGTGCCGCACGACATCGCGCAGCGCGCGTATGAGCAGATGCGGCTGGGCGACAAGGAAAGCGCGCGAGCACACCTCGACAGCGGCATACGGCGTCTGCGCGACGCAGGCAACCGCTTCGAGAATTGA